Proteins encoded together in one Triticum dicoccoides isolate Atlit2015 ecotype Zavitan chromosome 7B, WEW_v2.0, whole genome shotgun sequence window:
- the LOC119341670 gene encoding auxin-responsive protein SAUR32-like produces MGVSLLRKQHSSAAGGSSGGSSMPPKGCMAVRVVGPGGRAEEEERFVVPVGYLKHPLFVGLLKEAEEEYGFQQQGAITIPCGVDNFRRVQAIIDSQRHGGSGSGRLVSGGHHHHGSSSGHLHFHLAACFRA; encoded by the coding sequence ATGGGCGTGAGCCTGCTGAGGAAGCAGCACTCGTCGGCGGCGGGGGGCTCGAGCGGCGGCTCGTCGATGCCGCCCAAGGGGTGCATGGCGGTGCGCGTGGTGGGGCCGGGCGGccgcgcggaggaggaggagaggttcgTGGTGCCGGTGGGCTACCTCAAGCACCCGCTCTTCGTGGGCCtcctcaaggaggccgaggaggagtacGGCTTCCAGCAGCAGGGCGCCATCACCATCCCCTGCGGCGTCGACAACTTCCGCCGCGTGCAGGCCATCATCGACAGCCAGAGGCACGGCGGCTCCGGCTCCGGCCGCCTCGTCTCCGGCGGCCACCACCACCACGGCTCCTCCTCGGGCCACCTCCACTTCCACCTCGCCGCCTGCTTCAGGGCGTGA